From Vibrio crassostreae, one genomic window encodes:
- a CDS encoding peptide MFS transporter, producing the protein MPSNHNIFGHPRGLFLLFSTELWERFSYYAMRAILVLFLTDTTLNGGLGWSTKDALDLYGIYTGLVYITPLIGGWIADNYLGQRKSILVGGVLMALGQFTLALPNGFIGLDQVNALYLGLALLISGNGMFKPNISTMVGDLYQEGDNRRDGAFTIFYMGINLGALLGGLISGAAVDSFGWKAGFLAAGIGMVISLIMQMTMAQSWLGNIGSVPAAARAKELNKSKEKAPLTKEEFDRLKVILIMGLFVIVFWAGFEQAGGLMNIYTQQYTDRMIGGFEVPAAWFQSLNPFFIITLAPIIAAFWVKLGKREPNSPVKFAMALFFLALGFVCMMGAVMEQGGDLAVKTSMLWLVGAFFFHTLGELCLSPIGLSLVTKLAPLRLASLMMGAWFGFNAVANYVAGLVGSHVGELGAMSIFGGIAITATISGVLLLLCAGKLVSWMHGVETNMTLEAEPKAETAETSVA; encoded by the coding sequence AGCTATGGGAACGTTTCTCATACTATGCAATGCGTGCCATCCTTGTCTTATTTTTGACTGACACTACCCTCAACGGTGGACTTGGTTGGTCAACGAAAGACGCACTCGATCTCTACGGTATTTACACCGGCTTAGTCTACATCACACCATTAATCGGTGGCTGGATTGCCGATAACTACTTAGGGCAGCGTAAGTCTATCCTAGTTGGCGGTGTATTAATGGCACTAGGCCAATTTACACTGGCATTACCTAACGGTTTCATAGGGTTAGACCAAGTGAACGCTCTTTACCTTGGTTTAGCACTACTAATCAGTGGTAACGGTATGTTTAAGCCGAACATCTCAACTATGGTTGGCGATCTGTACCAAGAAGGCGATAACCGCCGTGATGGTGCTTTCACCATTTTCTACATGGGCATCAACTTAGGCGCACTACTTGGTGGCTTGATTTCCGGTGCTGCAGTGGATTCATTCGGTTGGAAAGCAGGCTTCTTGGCTGCCGGTATTGGTATGGTTATTAGCTTGATCATGCAAATGACGATGGCTCAATCTTGGTTAGGCAACATCGGTTCTGTACCTGCGGCTGCTCGAGCAAAAGAGCTGAACAAATCGAAAGAGAAAGCGCCACTGACTAAAGAAGAGTTCGACAGACTAAAAGTTATTCTGATTATGGGTCTGTTCGTGATTGTTTTCTGGGCTGGCTTTGAACAAGCTGGCGGCCTAATGAACATCTACACTCAACAATATACTGACCGTATGATTGGTGGTTTTGAAGTTCCTGCTGCTTGGTTCCAATCTCTGAACCCATTCTTCATTATTACACTTGCACCGATCATCGCTGCATTTTGGGTGAAATTAGGTAAGCGTGAACCAAACTCACCGGTTAAGTTTGCGATGGCGTTATTCTTCTTAGCACTTGGCTTTGTGTGCATGATGGGCGCGGTAATGGAGCAAGGTGGCGACCTAGCAGTGAAAACATCGATGTTATGGCTAGTAGGTGCATTCTTCTTCCATACTCTTGGTGAGCTTTGTCTATCGCCTATTGGCCTGTCGTTGGTCACTAAGCTAGCTCCACTTCGTTTAGCATCACTAATGATGGGTGCTTGGTTCGGCTTCAATGCGGTTGCAAACTACGTAGCAGGCCTAGTGGGTTCTCACGTTGGTGAGCTGGGCGCAATGTCTATCTTTGGTGGTATCGCGATTACAGCAACAATTAGTGGCGTATTACTGCTTCTTTGTGCTGGTAAGCTTGTATCATGGATGCATGGTGTAGAAACCAACATGACGCTTGAAGCAGAGCCAAAAGCTGAGACAGCAGAAACCTCTGTTGCTTAA
- the hemH gene encoding ferrochelatase yields the protein MENNKKQGVLLVNLGTPDSATPAGVRRFLSEFLHDKRVVNLTRWLWCPILHGVILPIRAPKVAKLYQSVWMDEGSPLLVYSQRQAEKLQKKLEMPVALGMTYGNPSIKTGVEQLMDQGVEDIIVLPLYPQYSGTTTAAVSDGLTKAFKQMPVIPSYRFIRDYYSHPSYAKALAESVRSHWEQNGRADHLVCSFHGIPKRLADEGDIYPQHCEATTKLLAAELGLSEEDITMTYQSRFGREEWLKPYTDETLESLPSKGIKKIDIMAPAFSVDCLETLEEISDQCKDTFIDAGGSDFSYIMCLNDRDSHIDMMAELVALYR from the coding sequence ATGGAAAATAATAAAAAGCAGGGCGTTTTACTGGTGAACTTAGGAACACCAGATTCGGCGACCCCAGCTGGCGTTCGTCGATTTTTGAGTGAATTCTTACACGACAAGCGAGTAGTAAACCTAACCCGTTGGCTTTGGTGCCCAATCTTGCACGGGGTGATTTTACCGATTCGAGCACCCAAAGTAGCCAAGTTGTATCAATCTGTCTGGATGGATGAAGGCTCACCACTGCTTGTGTATTCTCAAAGACAAGCTGAAAAGCTCCAGAAGAAACTAGAGATGCCGGTTGCACTGGGTATGACCTATGGTAACCCAAGCATTAAGACTGGTGTTGAGCAACTGATGGACCAGGGTGTTGAGGACATCATCGTACTGCCTTTATATCCTCAGTACTCTGGCACAACCACAGCGGCAGTTTCTGATGGTTTAACCAAAGCCTTTAAACAGATGCCAGTTATCCCAAGCTATCGCTTTATTCGTGACTACTACTCACACCCTAGCTATGCCAAAGCATTGGCTGAAAGCGTTCGTAGCCATTGGGAACAAAATGGCAGAGCCGATCACTTGGTTTGTTCGTTCCACGGTATTCCGAAGCGCTTAGCTGATGAAGGCGATATCTACCCACAGCATTGTGAAGCAACGACAAAGCTGCTTGCTGCTGAGCTAGGTTTATCTGAAGAAGACATCACCATGACCTACCAATCGCGATTTGGTCGAGAGGAGTGGTTGAAGCCATACACTGACGAGACACTTGAATCACTGCCAAGCAAAGGTATCAAGAAGATCGACATCATGGCACCTGCATTTTCGGTTGACTGTTTGGAAACGTTAGAAGAGATTTCAGACCAGTGTAAAGATACTTTCATTGACGCTGGTGGTTCGGACTTTAGCTACATTATGTGTTTGAACGACAGAGACTCGCACATCGATATGATGGCAGAGTTAGTCGCTCTATATCGCTAA
- the adk gene encoding adenylate kinase has product MRIILLGAPGAGKGTQANFIMNKFGIPQISTGDMLRAAIKAGTELGKQAKSVIDAGQLVSDEIILGLIKERIAQDDCEKGFLLDGFPRTIPQADGLKEMGIAVDYVVEFDVADDVIVERMAGRRAHLPSGRTYHTVYNPPKEEGKDDVTGEELVVRDDDKEETVRARLGVYHDQTAPLISYYGKEAEAGNTQYLKFDGTKQVAEVSAELEKALA; this is encoded by the coding sequence ATGCGCATCATTCTTCTAGGTGCTCCTGGCGCGGGTAAAGGTACTCAAGCTAACTTCATCATGAACAAATTTGGTATCCCTCAAATTTCAACTGGTGACATGCTACGTGCTGCTATCAAAGCGGGTACTGAGCTTGGTAAGCAAGCAAAATCAGTAATCGACGCTGGTCAGCTAGTTTCTGATGAAATTATCCTTGGTCTTATCAAAGAGCGTATCGCTCAAGATGACTGTGAGAAAGGTTTCCTACTAGACGGTTTCCCACGCACAATCCCACAAGCTGATGGCCTAAAAGAAATGGGCATCGCTGTTGATTACGTTGTTGAATTCGACGTAGCTGACGATGTGATTGTTGAGCGTATGGCTGGTCGTCGTGCTCACCTTCCTTCAGGCCGTACATACCACACTGTGTACAACCCGCCTAAAGAAGAAGGTAAAGATGACGTAACTGGCGAAGAGCTAGTTGTACGTGATGACGACAAAGAAGAAACAGTTCGTGCACGTCTAGGCGTATACCACGATCAAACAGCTCCGCTTATCTCTTACTACGGTAAAGAAGCTGAAGCAGGCAACACTCAGTACCTTAAGTTTGACGGTACTAAGCAAGTTGCTGAAGTTAGTGCAGAACTTGAGAAAGCACTAGCATAA
- the htpG gene encoding molecular chaperone HtpG yields the protein MSETATQNKETRGFQSEVKQLLHLMIHSLYSNKEIFLRELISNASDAADKLRFQALSNGDLYQGDADLGVKLSFNAEANTLTISDNGIGMSRDNVIEHLGTIAKSGTADFFSKLSEDQSKDSQLIGQFGVGFYSAFIVADAVTVRTRAAGLENNEAVQWHSAGEGDYTIEDITKESRGTDIILHMREDGKEFLNEWRLREVIGKYSDHIGIPVSIFTAVKDDEGKDTEEKHWEQINKAQALWTRNKSDIEKEEYQEFYKHVSHDFADPLTWSHNKVEGKNDYTSLLYIPAKAPWDMMNRDHKSGLKLYVQRVFIMDDAEQFMPSYMRFVRGLIDSNDLPLNVSREILQDNKVTQSLRGACTKRVLTMLERMAKNDNDKYLEFWKEFGLVLKEGPAEDMANKEKIAGLLRFSSTEVDSAEQTISLESYVERMKEGQDKIYYLTADSYAAAKNSPHLEQFKAKGIEVVLMYDRIDEYVMNYLTDFDGKQFQSITKAGLDLSKFEGEEEKEKQKETEEEFKSVVERTQSYLGGRVKEVRTTFKLATTPAVVVTDDFEMGTQMAKLLEAAGQAAPEVKYIFEINPEHALVKQMADEADEQAFGRWVELLLGQAMLAEKGSMEDPSQFLGAINELLTKR from the coding sequence ATGAGCGAAACGGCAACGCAAAATAAAGAGACTCGTGGCTTTCAATCTGAAGTAAAACAACTACTTCATCTAATGATTCACTCACTGTATTCAAATAAGGAAATCTTCCTACGTGAGCTGATCTCTAACGCATCTGACGCGGCTGACAAGCTTCGTTTTCAAGCTCTATCTAATGGTGACCTTTACCAAGGTGATGCTGATTTAGGTGTGAAACTTTCATTCAATGCTGAAGCAAACACCTTAACGATTTCTGATAACGGTATCGGCATGAGCCGTGACAATGTTATTGAGCATTTAGGTACGATTGCTAAATCAGGCACTGCAGATTTTTTCTCAAAGCTATCTGAAGACCAAAGCAAAGACTCTCAATTGATTGGTCAATTTGGTGTTGGTTTCTATTCTGCGTTTATCGTTGCTGACGCGGTAACGGTTCGCACTCGTGCAGCTGGCCTAGAAAACAATGAAGCCGTTCAATGGCACTCTGCTGGCGAAGGCGATTACACCATCGAGGACATCACCAAAGAATCTCGCGGTACTGACATCATTCTTCATATGCGTGAAGACGGTAAAGAGTTCTTAAACGAATGGCGTCTGCGTGAAGTGATTGGTAAGTACTCTGATCACATCGGCATTCCTGTTTCTATCTTCACAGCAGTGAAAGATGACGAAGGTAAAGACACCGAAGAGAAGCATTGGGAACAGATTAACAAGGCGCAAGCGCTTTGGACTCGTAACAAATCTGATATCGAGAAAGAAGAGTACCAAGAGTTCTACAAGCACGTATCTCACGATTTCGCTGATCCACTAACGTGGAGCCACAACAAGGTTGAAGGTAAGAACGACTACACAAGCTTGCTTTACATCCCAGCGAAAGCACCTTGGGACATGATGAACCGTGACCACAAGAGTGGCTTGAAACTTTACGTGCAGCGTGTATTCATCATGGATGACGCAGAGCAGTTCATGCCATCTTACATGCGTTTCGTTCGCGGTCTGATTGACTCAAACGATCTGCCATTGAACGTGTCTCGTGAAATCCTGCAAGACAACAAGGTAACTCAGTCTCTTCGTGGCGCATGTACCAAGCGTGTACTAACTATGCTTGAGCGCATGGCAAAGAATGACAATGACAAGTACCTAGAGTTTTGGAAAGAGTTCGGCCTAGTATTGAAGGAAGGCCCAGCTGAAGACATGGCGAACAAAGAGAAGATCGCTGGTCTACTCCGTTTCTCGTCAACGGAAGTGGATTCTGCTGAACAAACCATCAGCCTTGAATCTTACGTTGAACGCATGAAAGAAGGCCAAGATAAGATTTACTACCTAACAGCGGATAGCTATGCTGCAGCTAAGAACAGCCCACACTTGGAGCAGTTCAAAGCAAAAGGTATTGAAGTGGTTCTAATGTACGATCGCATTGATGAGTACGTAATGAACTACCTAACTGACTTTGATGGCAAACAGTTCCAATCGATCACAAAAGCGGGCTTAGATTTAAGCAAGTTTGAAGGTGAAGAAGAGAAAGAGAAGCAAAAAGAGACTGAAGAAGAGTTCAAGTCTGTTGTAGAGCGCACTCAATCTTACCTAGGTGGTCGTGTTAAAGAAGTTCGCACGACATTCAAGTTAGCAACAACGCCGGCTGTTGTTGTGACTGACGACTTCGAAATGGGTACGCAAATGGCTAAGCTTCTTGAAGCTGCGGGTCAAGCGGCACCTGAAGTGAAGTACATCTTCGAGATTAACCCTGAGCACGCTCTGGTTAAACAGATGGCCGACGAAGCAGACGAGCAAGCGTTTGGTCGCTGGGTTGAGTTGCTACTTGGTCAAGCGATGCTGGCTGAAAAGGGCTCAATGGAAGATCCGTCACAATTCTTGGGTGCAATCAACGAGCTACTGACAAAGCGTTAG
- a CDS encoding transcriptional regulator — protein MSNIGTKFILAQRFVFDPNSNSLVDQMSDGEVVRLGSNESRILLMLSERPNEVITRNELHEYVWRDQGFEVDDSSLTQAVSTLRKMLKDSTKSPEFVKTVPKRGYQFIATVERSAPLSSNDQPVAAEITENDVEPILTFATPAATEETITETVESEPIAKVQETKVELEPATAPVTAPAKNTNKWLTFWLLLAAFIMPILVLTFTNPAESEFKTLAEIDGVKVQSPINHPDLSSWLPAIEKCVLRYNTNHTGMLKPTEVIATGGQTNNLALNYIHPQEYSSENVTLRIYANQSDVNDICNGGQ, from the coding sequence ATGAGCAATATCGGCACAAAGTTTATTCTCGCACAGCGGTTTGTCTTCGATCCAAACAGCAACTCACTTGTTGACCAAATGAGCGACGGCGAAGTCGTACGCCTTGGCAGCAATGAAAGCCGCATTCTCCTGATGCTGTCAGAAAGACCCAATGAAGTTATCACTCGTAATGAATTACACGAGTATGTTTGGCGAGACCAAGGCTTTGAGGTTGATGACTCTAGCTTAACGCAAGCAGTATCGACACTAAGAAAGATGCTGAAAGATTCGACCAAATCTCCAGAATTCGTAAAGACCGTGCCTAAACGCGGTTATCAATTTATTGCAACCGTTGAGCGCTCTGCCCCACTTTCATCAAATGATCAGCCAGTCGCGGCTGAAATTACCGAAAATGACGTAGAACCTATCTTGACGTTTGCAACGCCTGCAGCGACTGAAGAAACGATCACTGAAACGGTTGAATCAGAGCCAATTGCAAAAGTTCAAGAGACCAAGGTAGAACTAGAACCAGCAACCGCTCCTGTTACGGCTCCCGCTAAAAACACCAATAAGTGGCTAACATTTTGGTTACTGCTTGCCGCTTTCATCATGCCGATTCTCGTTTTGACGTTTACCAACCCGGCAGAGTCCGAGTTCAAAACATTGGCTGAAATAGATGGCGTAAAGGTTCAATCACCGATTAACCACCCAGATCTTAGCAGTTGGCTGCCAGCGATAGAGAAGTGTGTATTACGTTACAACACCAATCACACTGGCATGCTAAAGCCGACTGAAGTGATTGCAACAGGTGGGCAAACCAATAACCTTGCCCTCAACTACATTCACCCGCAAGAATACTCAAGCGAAAATGTAACTCTAAGAATTTACGCAAACCAGTCGGATGTAAACGACATTTGTAACGGTGGTCAGTAA
- a CDS encoding regulatory protein ToxS yields MKLKVSIILLVLSAFLSGWLYWGSDAKVERLLTQHEWQSKMVTLISDNKQADSIGPLRRVELSSNAKYLPNGTYLRMSVVRLYGTQTEPANVINISETGQWDINDNYLLVSPTEFKDVTSAQRQDFSEGQLELITQVIKMDAEQSRRIDIVNPKALLLTSLNHGSTVLFSN; encoded by the coding sequence ATGAAATTAAAAGTATCGATTATTTTACTGGTTCTATCTGCATTTTTGAGTGGTTGGTTGTATTGGGGCAGCGATGCAAAAGTAGAGCGCTTGCTCACTCAGCATGAATGGCAATCTAAGATGGTGACGCTGATTAGCGATAACAAGCAAGCTGACTCAATCGGCCCACTTCGTAGAGTTGAACTATCATCGAATGCGAAGTACCTGCCAAATGGTACATATTTGAGAATGTCAGTGGTTAGACTGTATGGTACTCAAACTGAGCCTGCGAATGTCATCAACATTTCGGAGACGGGTCAGTGGGATATCAACGACAACTACCTTTTGGTTTCACCAACAGAGTTTAAAGATGTGACTTCAGCTCAGCGCCAAGATTTTTCGGAAGGGCAACTCGAACTGATCACTCAGGTTATTAAGATGGATGCAGAGCAAAGCCGACGCATCGACATCGTTAACCCGAAAGCACTGTTATTGACTAGCTTAAATCACGGTTCAACCGTATTGTTTTCGAACTAA
- a CDS encoding SelT/SelW/SelH family protein, with amino-acid sequence MSTESDQTASPITRATITIHYCRQCNWMLRSSWLCQELLHTFSEEIEQVSLHPDTGGRFEIFCNGVQIWERKADGGFPEAKVLKQRGRNIIAPDRDLGHVDSK; translated from the coding sequence ATGAGTACAGAGTCAGATCAAACAGCTTCCCCTATCACTAGAGCAACAATCACCATACACTATTGCCGTCAATGCAATTGGATGCTTCGTTCTAGTTGGTTATGCCAAGAGCTACTGCATACCTTCAGTGAAGAAATTGAACAAGTCAGTTTACACCCAGACACAGGAGGCAGGTTCGAAATCTTTTGCAATGGTGTGCAAATCTGGGAAAGAAAAGCAGATGGCGGCTTTCCTGAGGCGAAAGTTCTGAAACAAAGAGGGCGAAACATCATTGCTCCAGACAGAGACCTCGGCCACGTAGACTCAAAATAA
- the yfcE gene encoding phosphodiesterase, with protein sequence MKLFFASDLHGSLPATEKVLELYQASGAQYLVLLGDILNHGPRNPIPEGYNPPAVADKLNAFSQEIIAVRGNCDSEVDQMLLSFPMMMDYSWVLLESGQRIFLTHGHLYNTNKRPALKAGDIIAHGHTHIPVAEYQDNIFIFNPSSVTFPREGHAASYGIYENNTFKVISLEGDALVSGQL encoded by the coding sequence GTGAAATTATTTTTTGCTTCAGACCTACACGGTTCGCTGCCAGCAACAGAAAAAGTATTAGAGCTATACCAAGCCTCTGGTGCACAATATTTGGTTCTATTGGGTGATATTCTGAATCATGGTCCAAGAAACCCGATTCCAGAGGGATACAACCCGCCGGCGGTTGCAGATAAGTTGAATGCGTTTTCTCAAGAGATCATTGCCGTTCGTGGTAACTGCGATAGCGAAGTGGATCAGATGTTGTTGTCTTTTCCAATGATGATGGATTACTCGTGGGTGCTATTAGAATCAGGCCAACGTATCTTCCTAACCCATGGTCATTTGTACAATACCAATAAACGCCCTGCGCTGAAGGCAGGCGATATTATTGCACACGGCCATACCCATATCCCAGTTGCTGAATACCAAGATAATATCTTTATCTTTAATCCTAGCTCGGTGACATTCCCACGAGAGGGACACGCGGCGAGCTATGGCATCTATGAAAACAATACCTTCAAAGTCATTAGCCTTGAAGGTGATGCTCTCGTGAGTGGCCAGCTTTAA
- a CDS encoding CBS domain-containing protein, which translates to MNTNDKIRVSDVMANTYVIIDGLTTVLEAIEMAKKHKVKAIIVDKRHEDDEYGIVLMNDIAKKVLAKNRSPKRTNVYEIMTKPALSVSAEMNVKYCARLFERFGISRAPVVCDNKIVGMVSYNNIVINGMARDDV; encoded by the coding sequence ATGAATACCAATGACAAGATTCGAGTCAGTGACGTAATGGCCAACACCTATGTGATTATTGATGGGCTAACTACAGTGTTAGAAGCGATAGAGATGGCTAAGAAGCATAAAGTGAAAGCCATCATTGTCGATAAGCGCCACGAAGATGACGAATACGGCATCGTATTGATGAATGATATTGCTAAGAAAGTACTGGCTAAGAACCGTTCTCCGAAGCGAACCAATGTTTATGAGATCATGACCAAGCCAGCGCTAAGCGTGTCTGCTGAGATGAACGTAAAATATTGCGCTCGCCTATTTGAACGCTTTGGTATTAGTCGTGCGCCAGTCGTTTGTGACAACAAGATAGTCGGTATGGTTAGTTACAATAATATCGTAATCAACGGTATGGCGAGAGATGACGTGTAG
- a CDS encoding P-II family nitrogen regulator has product MRFKLILAFVEESKTDSVLDAARDAGATGATVINNARGQGLNQKTTFFGLTLEVQKDVLLFVVEEHLARHILERISDVGEFDQESGQGIAVQIDVEDAVGVAHQVETLTKVVEDEL; this is encoded by the coding sequence ATGCGCTTTAAACTTATCTTAGCGTTTGTAGAAGAGAGCAAGACAGACAGTGTGCTCGATGCCGCGCGTGATGCGGGCGCAACCGGAGCAACCGTGATTAATAATGCCAGAGGGCAGGGCTTAAACCAAAAAACCACCTTCTTTGGCTTAACGTTAGAGGTGCAAAAAGATGTGTTGCTGTTTGTCGTCGAGGAGCATCTAGCAAGGCATATTCTCGAAAGAATTAGTGACGTGGGTGAGTTTGACCAAGAATCGGGACAAGGTATAGCAGTGCAGATTGATGTCGAAGATGCAGTCGGGGTAGCACACCAGGTCGAGACATTAACTAAGGTTGTGGAGGATGAACTATGA
- a CDS encoding DUF1538 domain-containing protein, whose translation MISVQQFIDTFLGTVMDVIPIAVIIFGFQLAVLRKPVNNLAKVLIGFFYVILGLSLFLMGLELALFPLGETMAMQLTEPIFLTEFKVSSGLTLVWFDYYWVYLFAFCIGFSTTIAEPSLIAVAIKANQVSGGSISVNGLRIAVALGVAIGISLGSYRIVAGDPIHYYIIFGYVVVVIQTFYAPKLIIPLAYDSGGVTTSTVTVPLVTALGLGLASTVPGRNPVIDGFGLIAFASLFPIISVMSYAQITQWLNRLHTSKESKDAL comes from the coding sequence ATGATCAGTGTGCAGCAATTTATCGACACCTTTTTAGGTACCGTGATGGATGTAATTCCGATTGCGGTGATCATCTTTGGTTTTCAGTTGGCGGTATTACGTAAGCCTGTGAACAATTTAGCTAAGGTGCTGATTGGTTTCTTTTACGTCATCCTTGGTTTGTCTCTTTTCTTGATGGGATTGGAACTTGCACTGTTTCCCTTAGGGGAGACGATGGCCATGCAACTGACTGAGCCAATTTTCCTGACTGAGTTTAAGGTCAGCTCTGGCCTTACGTTGGTTTGGTTTGACTATTATTGGGTTTATCTTTTTGCATTCTGTATTGGTTTTAGCACCACAATCGCCGAGCCTTCGTTGATTGCTGTGGCAATTAAGGCGAATCAAGTCTCGGGCGGCAGTATCAGTGTTAATGGGCTGAGAATCGCCGTGGCATTGGGTGTCGCTATTGGTATCTCGCTTGGAAGCTATCGGATTGTTGCTGGAGACCCGATCCATTACTACATCATTTTTGGTTATGTCGTCGTGGTCATTCAAACCTTTTACGCCCCAAAACTCATTATTCCATTGGCCTATGACTCGGGCGGTGTAACCACATCAACGGTGACAGTCCCTTTGGTGACGGCGCTCGGGCTTGGGCTTGCTTCAACCGTACCAGGAAGAAACCCTGTCATTGATGGTTTTGGATTGATCGCTTTTGCCAGCTTATTTCCCATTATTTCAGTGATGAGCTATGCCCAAATAACACAATGGTTAAACCGTTTACACACCTCTAAGGAGAGCAAAGATGCGCTTTAA
- a CDS encoding DUF1538 domain-containing protein, which produces MTAVLALFRAMLGSLRDLLPIVAVIAFFQLAVLQEPLPHLLSILTGLVLVVFGLTFFIFGLEMGLFPIGESMAQAFARKGSVFWLLTFAFCLGFGTTIAEPALTAVAAEAAEVAAEGGVIPNTLDEMEEYADGLRFTVALSVGIAILLGVLRILKGWPIQYMIIGGYIGVVVLTAFAPENIIGIAYDSGGVTTSTITVPLVTALGVGLASAIKGRNPMIDGFGLIAFASLLPMMFVMVYGMVVT; this is translated from the coding sequence ATGACGGCGGTGCTTGCTTTGTTTCGAGCCATGTTAGGTAGCCTGAGAGATCTATTGCCGATCGTGGCGGTGATCGCTTTTTTCCAGCTTGCTGTCTTGCAAGAGCCACTTCCTCATCTGTTATCAATTCTAACTGGCTTAGTGCTGGTGGTGTTTGGTCTGACTTTCTTTATCTTTGGCCTTGAAATGGGGTTGTTCCCGATTGGCGAATCGATGGCTCAAGCTTTTGCGCGAAAGGGCAGTGTGTTTTGGCTATTGACCTTCGCTTTCTGTTTAGGTTTTGGTACCACCATTGCCGAACCTGCGTTAACCGCAGTGGCGGCCGAAGCCGCGGAAGTGGCCGCCGAGGGAGGCGTCATCCCCAATACGTTAGATGAAATGGAAGAATATGCAGATGGTCTGCGTTTCACCGTAGCATTGTCTGTCGGTATCGCTATTTTACTTGGGGTGCTGCGAATCTTAAAAGGTTGGCCAATTCAGTACATGATCATCGGTGGCTATATTGGAGTTGTGGTGCTTACTGCATTTGCTCCGGAAAACATTATTGGGATTGCGTATGACTCTGGTGGAGTGACAACATCGACGATCACCGTTCCACTGGTGACAGCACTGGGGGTGGGGTTAGCCTCGGCGATTAAAGGACGAAATCCTATGATTGATGGCTTTGGATTGATTGCATTTGCTTCGTTGTTGCCGATGATGTTCGTCATGGTTTATGGGATGGTGGTGACATGA